AACTAGTACGGCAACGCATGCGTTGCTCTTATCTTGCATCTGGACTTTTTTGAACGGTCCCTGCTTCGAGGCTGAAGAGAGTTTAATGAGGAGAGGTTTTGCAATGAAAATTATTCAATTAGAAGTTGGCAATTTAGGCGTAAACTGCTATATTGTTTATTGCGAACAAACTCGCAAAGCTGTTATTATTGATCCGGGCGGCGATGCCGCGGCGATCATTGGGGCGGTGAATCAGGAAGGACTGCAGGTGGAGCATATCATTAACACCCACGGTCATGCTGACCACATCGCTGCCAATGATGCAGTCAAACAGGCTACCGGCGCGACCGTTCTGATCCATACCGAGGATGCCGACATGCTGATCAATAAGCAGCTTAATCTGTCTGCTTTCATGGGACCGGGTTTTGTCTGCAGTCCCGCGAACCGGCTGCTGCAGGACGGGGAAAACATCGAATGCGGTACAGTCCAATTGCAAATATTGCATACGCCGGGGCACACTCCGGGGGGGATATCTTTGAAGACGAAAGATGCGGTATTCAGCGGTGATACTCTGTTTGCCGAGTCTGTCGGACGTACGGATTTCCCGGGAGGCTCTTACAATCAATTGGTTCAGAGCATTCAAGATAAATTAATGGTTCTGCCGGACGAAATGACGGTTTATCCCGGTCATGGCCCCCAGACGACTATCGGCTGGGAACGAAAGATGAATCCATTCATTCGGTGATCAGGCTTGCAAAGGGGGGCTTTCATGCCTCGGCTTCATCTATCAGGCTGGGTACGCATTGCCATAGTAATAGCCGGTCTCTATATCGTCAGTCAGGTTACAGCGGTTTTTCTGCCGTTGATTCTGGCGGTGATAGTATCGTTTATCCTTCATCCGTTGGTTGAGGCAATCA
The window above is part of the Acetonema longum DSM 6540 genome. Proteins encoded here:
- a CDS encoding MBL fold metallo-hydrolase — protein: MKIIQLEVGNLGVNCYIVYCEQTRKAVIIDPGGDAAAIIGAVNQEGLQVEHIINTHGHADHIAANDAVKQATGATVLIHTEDADMLINKQLNLSAFMGPGFVCSPANRLLQDGENIECGTVQLQILHTPGHTPGGISLKTKDAVFSGDTLFAESVGRTDFPGGSYNQLVQSIQDKLMVLPDEMTVYPGHGPQTTIGWERKMNPFIR